The genomic region GCGGCGGCTGGGGCGCGCTGCCGATGCAGTGGTTGGCGCGCCACGGCGCGATCCTGGGCGATCTGCTGGCGGCCCGCGATCCCGAGGGCGCGCTGCCGGCGTTCGCGCTGCCCGACGCCGCGCGCCTGGCCGCCGATCTCGGCGTCGACGCGCCGCTCGATCTGACCCGGCTCCGGGCGCTGGCCGACGACTTCGACGGGATCCCGCCGGCGGTGCTGCCGCCCGGGCTGGTCGCGGAGCTGCGCCACTACCAGCGCCGCGGCATCGACTGGCTGGCGTTCTGCCGCGACGCCGGGCTCGGGTGCGTGCTCGCCGACGACATGGGCCTCGGCAAGACCATCCAGGCGCTGGCGGCGATCAACGGCCGGACCCTGGTCGTGTGCCCGACCTCGGTCGCGCCCAACTGGCAGTCGGAGACCGCGCGGTTCCGGCCCGATCTGAAGGTGGCGCTCTACCACGGCAGCCGGCGGCGCCTCGACGAGGCCGCCGACCTGACGATCACGACCTACCCGATCGTGCGCAACGACATCGACGAGCTGGCCGCGGTCGGGTGGGACACGGTCATCCTCGACGAGGCCCAGGCGATCAAGAACCCCGACAGCCAGATCGCGCGCGCGGCCTACCGCCTGCGCGGCGCCTGGCGGGTGTCGCTGTCGGGCACGCCCATCGAGAACCGGCTCGACGAGCTGTGGAGCCAGCTGCACTTCACCAACCCCGGCCTGCTGGGCGCGCGCGTCGACTTCCGCGATCGCTGGGCCACGGCGATCGAGGCCGGCGACGCCGAGACCGCGACCCGGCTGCGCGCGCGGGTGCGGCCGTTCGTGATGCGCCGCCTCAAGCGCGAGGTCGCGCCCGAGCTGCCGCCGCGGACCGAGGCGGTGCTGTGGGTCGAGCTCGACGACGACGAGCGCACCACCTACGACGCGATCCGCGCCGCGACCCAGCAGGACGTGATCGACCTGCTCGAGGCCGGCGGCGGCGTGATGGCGGCGCTCGAGGCGCTCCTGCGCCTGCGCCAGGCGGCGTGCCACCGCGGGCTCCTGCCGGGCCAGCGCGCCGACGGCTCGACCAAGCTGACCACGCTGATCGAGGCGGTCTCGGCCGCGGTCGCCGCCGGCGGCAAGGCGCTGGTGTTCTCGCAGTGGACGTCGCTGCTCGATCGGGTCGAGCCGGCGATGACCGCCGAGGGCCTGGCGTTCACGCGCCTCGACGGCTCGACCCGCGATCGCGCCGGCGTGGTCGCGACGTTCCAGGACCCGGCCGGTCCGCCGGTGATGCTCCTGTCGCTCAAGGCCGGCGGCACCGGCCTCAACCTGACCGAGGCCGACCACGTGTTCCTGCTCGATCCGTGGTGGAACCCGGCGGTCGAGGATCAGGCCGCCGATCGGGCCCACCGCATCGGCCAGGACAAGCCGGTCATGATCTACCGGCTGGTCGCGCGCGACACCGTCGAGGAGCGCGTGCTCGCGCTCCAGGACAAGAAGCGGGCGATCGCCGCGGCCGCGCTCGACGGCGGCGCCGCGCTCGCGATCACGCGCGACGACCTGCTCGATCTCTTGCGCTGACCGCGCCCGGCCGCGGTCGGCCGGGCGTCTTGGGACTGGCTCGTCGGCCGCGCGTCGCGGGGCCAGCGGGGCTGGTCCGCGCCACCGACGTGGCGCGGTCGACACCTCCGCTCCCCGCGTGCCCCTGCCCCGTCCTGGCGAGGCCGGACGATCTGGCGACAGGCCTCCCGCGGGAGCTCACCGCGCCGAGATCGCGACGTCGTCGAAGTAGACGTAGTCGCTGCGGCTCGAGGCGTCGACCCGGAACCGGACCGCGACCGAGCTGGCGCCGGCCAGCGGCACCTCGTAGGCGCCGGCGTGGCGCACGCCGTTGCTGAAGTCGGCGCCGACGACGAGGTCGGCGACGGTGGTCCAGGCGCCGCCGTTGCGCTGGAGCTCGACGACGTAGTCCTCGCCGGCCTCCATCGAGTTGGCCAGCGCGCTGTACTCGATCCGGAGCGTGCCGTAGCTGCCGACCGTCAGGGTCGGGCTCCAGAACGACGAGGCCGCGCCCGAGGCGCTGCGCAGCTGGACGCTGTAGCGGCCGCTGGCCGAGTAGGTGGTGCTGCGGTAGCGCGCGGCGTCGGCGCCGCCGTCGACGAAGCCGTCCCAGCCGCTCTCGAAGGCGCTCGAGGCCAGCGTGGTCCACGTCGCCTGGCACGCGGGCGCCTGCGCGCAGTCGCTGTCGGCGCAGTCGGTGGCGCCGTCGCCGTCGTTGTCGAGGCCGTCGGCGCAGGCGGTCTCGGTGGCGGGCGCCTGGCACGCGGGCGCCTGCGCGCAGTCGCTGTCGGCGCAGTCGGTGGCGCCGTCGCCGTCGTTGTCGAGGCCGTCGGCGCAGGCGGTCTCGGTGGTGGGCGCCTGGCACGCGGGCGCCGCGGCGCAGTCGCTGTCGGCGCAGTCGGTGGCGCCGTCGCCGTCGTTGTCGAGGCCGTCGGCGCAGGCGGTCTCGGGCGTCGGCGCCGCGCCGGCCGCGCTGACCGTCAGCGTCACGCCCGAGTAGGTCGCGTACGCGACGATCATCACGTAGTAGGTGCCGCCCTGGGCCGGGTTGAACTCGCACCGCTCGGTGTTGCCCGAGGTGTACGGGCGGCAGTCGTAGCTGGTCGAGGTCGGCGCGCTGCCGCGCTTGACGTACAGGTCGGCGTCGCCGGTGCCGCCGGCGATCTCGAACTTGATCGCGGTGGCGCCGTTGGCCGGGTACGAGAACGACAGCGACGTCGACGACGCCAGGCCGGCGCGGGTGTCGATCACCTGGTAGTTGGCCGGGGCGGCGACGCCGACCGCGGTCCAGGCGTTGCCGACCTGGGTCGCCTGCGTCGAGCCGGCGCCGAACAGCGAGGTCGCGGCCGCGACCGTCGCGGCCCGGGCGTCGGAGAACGTCGCGCTCGGGGTCAGGTTCGCGGTGTTGGCCAGGTAGAACACGCGCGCGGCGTCGTAGATGCCGATGCCGGTGACGACCGTCGTCGACTTGCCGCGCGGGTGGGTGCCGCCCTGGGCCGTGAGGTAGAAGGCCAGGTTGGCGATGCCCGAGCTGTAGTGGACGTCGACGTTGCCCGCCGTCGAGGTCCAGTAGTCGAGCGACGCGCCGTCGAGCGCCGGGTCGTTCATGTAGCGCAGCGCCGGCGACGCCAGCCAGATGTCCTCGCCGACCTTCCAGTTGTTGGCGGAGGCCGGGGCGCCGGTGTCGCCGCTGGTGTCGCGGTACCACTCGCAGACGTTGCCGAAGATGTCGGACATCGCCTCGTTGAGGCCGCCCGACTCACCGGCGTAGATCAGGTTGGACGTGCGCTCGGTGACCGCGTGGGTGAGCTCGTGGGCGGTGACGTCCATCGAGATCGCCAGGCTGCGCGAGTTCACGTTGTCGCCGTCGCCGTACACCATCTGGGTGCCGTTCCAGTAGGCGTTGACGTAGTTGGTGCTGTAGTGGACCGAGCTGATCAGCTTGGCGCCGGCGTTGTCGAACGAGTCGCGGCCGAACAGGCCCTGGTAGCAGTCGTAGGTCGAGCCCAGGCGCGCGAAGTTGGTGTCGACGTCGGTGTCGCCCGACGCCGCGCCGGTCTCGGTCCGGGCGAGCGGGCCCGGCAGCGCCGTGCCGTGGTTGAGGTTGTGGACCTCGCGGTTGCGGGCGGTCTGGAGGTTGTCGTAGCTCCAGACCACGGCCCCGGTCCGCGCGTCGACGAACACCACCGGCCGGAACGGCTGCCCGCCCTGGGTGTAGTCGAGCTGGACGCGGTAGGTCAGGCGATCCTTGTCGCCGTGGCGGAGGATCTGGAGGTCGGCGACGCTGCGCAGGCCCTGGGCCGCCGGCGCGGTCGCGGCGGCGGCGGCGGTCGCGGCCGCGGTGTCGAGCGTCGGGCGCGGATCGACCGCGACGTCGCGGATCAGCCGATCGGTCATCCCGAGGAACTTGCCGGTCGGGTCGAGGTGGACGATCGCCTCGGCGCCGAACACCGGCACGCCGCCGACGGACTGGGCCACGCGGGTGTGGGCGCGCCCGAGCAGGTCGATCTCGACGCCGCGGGCCCACACGCCGTCGACGCCGCGCAGGAGCGTCGGGTCGACCTCGAGGAGCTGGCGCAGGCTCAGGTCCTCGGCGAGCTGCACCGAGGCGGCGTCGCCGGCGTGAAAGACCGGCGCGCTGCCGATCGCTTGATCGTCGGAGGTGGCGCAGGCGGCGACCGCCAGCCCGGCGGCGGCGACGAATCCCAGTCGTGCGAATCGCTTCATCGAGAAGATCCCCTTTTGTTGCACGTGGACGACCGCGGCATTTCAGCGTCCGCAGCGAAGCGAGTCAATCAATTGACCATGAAAGGTCCGGAAGATCGCCTATCGCGGAACGCGAGGTGTTGCGTGTTACGGAACGCCGCCGCTGTGCACGGATCGGACACCTCCCCGCGCGGCGGCGGTTGTCGACGGAGAACAGCCTCCCAGCGCGCGCCGCTCGGTGTGCCGAGCGGGCGCACACCGCCGCGCATGTGCGCCCGCCGCGCGGTAGGCGGAAGGCGGTGTTCGTCACTGTGTCTTTGTGTGTGCCGGTGGCATCGGGCCCGATATGGTCCTTCATGCGCGCACGCGCGGCGGCGCTCCGCGGCTGCCGATCGGGCGCCGGATCGCGCCCTCGGGCATAGTCGGGCCATGCGTCTGTACGCGCGCATCCCGCACCTGCCCGGGTCGCGGGTCGGCCCGGCCGAGCGGTACGCGGGGCCGGCGTTCATCGCCCGGGTGACGGCCGCCGCCACCGAGGACGATCGGGTGATCGTGACCGAGAAGCTCGACGGCTCGTGCGTCGCGCTCGTCGGCACCGCGGCCGGGGTCGAGGCGCGCGGACGCGACGGGGGCCTGTGCGCGGCGTCGCGCAACGACGGGCGGCGCGCGTTCGCGGCGTGGGCGACCGCGCGGTCGGCGGTGCTCGCGGTCCACCTCGCGCCCGGCGAGCGCCTGATGATCGAGTGGCTGGCGCTGGCCCACGGCACCCGCTATGCCCTACCGCACGGGCCCGCGGTGGTGATCGACGGGTTCGCCGCCGACGGCGCGCGCTGGGGCTTCGACGACGTGCGCGCCCGGGCGACGGCGCTGGCCCTGCCGACCCCGACGGTGCTGCACGACGGCGGCGCGCTCGCGGTCGACCTGGCGCTGGCGCGGCTCGGCGCGCACGGTCACCACGGCGCGATCGATCCGGCCGAGGGCGTGATGTACCGGCTCGAGCAGCGCGCCCGGGTCCGCGGCCTCGCCAAGCTGGTGCGGCCCGGGAAGGTCGACGGCAGCTACCTGGCCGATCACACCCGCGGTGAGCACGTCTGGAACTCGTGGCACGATGCCGGCGCGCCATGACCGCCCGCGTGTACTTCGCCACGCCCAACCAGGGCCACCAGGACGATCTCCGGCGGTTGCTGGCCGACGTCGACGTGGCGCTCTCGCGGTTCGGGCCGACGGTGCCGGCCGGGCTCGACCTCGAGGCCACGGCGCGGTGGCGGGCCCGGGCCGCGTTCGCCGCGCTGGGCGAGCGCTGCTTCGTCGAGAACACCGAGCTCGAGATCGAGGGTGAGCCGGCCCGGCGCGGCAGCGCGATGAAGGCGCTGCTCGAGGACGTGGGCGACGCGGGCGTGTGCGCGCGCGCCGGCGGTCAGGCCGCGGTGACGCGCGTGGTCGTGGCCCTGGCCGAGGGCCCGGCCGACGCCGACGTCCGGGTGTTCACTGGCGAGCTCGAGGGCGCGATCGCCCGGGCGCCGGCCGGCGTGGGCGGGCGCGGCTGGGATCGGGTGTTCATCCCCGACGGCTACGCCCGGACGATGGCCGAGCTGGGCGACGCCACCTACCTGATCAACATGCGCCACGGCCCCTACCTGGACCTGGCCGATCACCTGCGCGGGCGCACGTTCGGCGGCGCGTTCGAGGCCCACGTGACGATCCGGTGCGCGGCCGCCGACGAGCCGCGCTTCGCGGCGCTGTGCGATCAGCTCGGCGTCAAGCACCTCGCGATCGAGCTGGCGGCCGGCGCGGTCGTGACGCAGCCGATGACCGCGACGGTCCACCGCGGCACGCTGCGCGAGGTCCAGGACCAGGTGCACGAGCTGGCGCGCGCGATCGTCGCCGGTGGGTTCGAGGTGGTGCGCACCAAGATCGAGGCGCTGCCGCGCAACCGCGACATCCCCGAGACCGACGCCGCGGCCGCGGCCGAGCCCGCCCGCTACTTCGAGTACCACCTCAAGCTGGTGATCGCGCCGGCGCTCGAGCTGGCCGCGATCGCCGAGGTGGCCGCGGCCCACGAGGCGCGCCTGTCGCGCAACGCCCGGCGGGTGCGCGCCGACGGCAGCCACGAGCGATACCTGACGCTGCGGCTGCCCGGGCTGGGGCGCGCCAGCGCCGACGCGCGGTTCGCCGCGCTCGAGGCCGCGGTCGCCGCGCTGCCCGTCACGGTCACCCGGCGCGTGCGCGAGTAC from Myxococcales bacterium harbors:
- a CDS encoding DEAD/DEAH box helicase, with product MLAGLRDAIREAASTRAWSQGVTLAREERVSGRSATPSEHVLDVRVPTRPTPYTVVLYPQDDEWDCDCGARDAACSHACAAAIVCADAEARGEPVPRSKVAGAAIGYRLTADPAGLAVARVAVDNGREQPITESVVSLAAGRGSGLKLATTAVDLIVDQLLGSRPSAPIGADRVDKLLTALADATDVRFAGDPIRTSGELVVPRAILSDAGDGVVVRLEAPTGAKAVSLGVARIGDTLHPIGAIDLGGARLEHLPAEQRFRARELGAVASTMVPALAARIPIEFRTRRLPSVARGIAPRAMLDVIQRGEMLSVMAIIVYGDPPVARVDGDRLVHLGGDVPVRDLDGEQLLRHRMRSELDLLPGRRIEASGRDAFELQAKLARWLRADAAAADTARAVPLAISVDVTRGLVVGVTGEGRAVDPLSALRAWQAGADLVALDGGGWGALPMQWLARHGAILGDLLAARDPEGALPAFALPDAARLAADLGVDAPLDLTRLRALADDFDGIPPAVLPPGLVAELRHYQRRGIDWLAFCRDAGLGCVLADDMGLGKTIQALAAINGRTLVVCPTSVAPNWQSETARFRPDLKVALYHGSRRRLDEAADLTITTYPIVRNDIDELAAVGWDTVILDEAQAIKNPDSQIARAAYRLRGAWRVSLSGTPIENRLDELWSQLHFTNPGLLGARVDFRDRWATAIEAGDAETATRLRARVRPFVMRRLKREVAPELPPRTEAVLWVELDDDERTTYDAIRAATQQDVIDLLEAGGGVMAALEALLRLRQAACHRGLLPGQRADGSTKLTTLIEAVSAAVAAGGKALVFSQWTSLLDRVEPAMTAEGLAFTRLDGSTRDRAGVVATFQDPAGPPVMLLSLKAGGTGLNLTEADHVFLLDPWWNPAVEDQAADRAHRIGQDKPVMIYRLVARDTVEERVLALQDKKRAIAAAALDGGAALAITRDDLLDLLR
- a CDS encoding M4 family metallopeptidase; this translates as MKRFARLGFVAAAGLAVAACATSDDQAIGSAPVFHAGDAASVQLAEDLSLRQLLEVDPTLLRGVDGVWARGVEIDLLGRAHTRVAQSVGGVPVFGAEAIVHLDPTGKFLGMTDRLIRDVAVDPRPTLDTAAATAAAAATAPAAQGLRSVADLQILRHGDKDRLTYRVQLDYTQGGQPFRPVVFVDARTGAVVWSYDNLQTARNREVHNLNHGTALPGPLARTETGAASGDTDVDTNFARLGSTYDCYQGLFGRDSFDNAGAKLISSVHYSTNYVNAYWNGTQMVYGDGDNVNSRSLAISMDVTAHELTHAVTERTSNLIYAGESGGLNEAMSDIFGNVCEWYRDTSGDTGAPASANNWKVGEDIWLASPALRYMNDPALDGASLDYWTSTAGNVDVHYSSGIANLAFYLTAQGGTHPRGKSTTVVTGIGIYDAARVFYLANTANLTPSATFSDARAATVAAATSLFGAGSTQATQVGNAWTAVGVAAPANYQVIDTRAGLASSTSLSFSYPANGATAIKFEIAGGTGDADLYVKRGSAPTSTSYDCRPYTSGNTERCEFNPAQGGTYYVMIVAYATYSGVTLTVSAAGAAPTPETACADGLDNDGDGATDCADSDCAAAPACQAPTTETACADGLDNDGDGATDCADSDCAQAPACQAPATETACADGLDNDGDGATDCADSDCAQAPACQATWTTLASSAFESGWDGFVDGGADAARYRSTTYSASGRYSVQLRSASGAASSFWSPTLTVGSYGTLRIEYSALANSMEAGEDYVVELQRNGGAWTTVADLVVGADFSNGVRHAGAYEVPLAGASSVAVRFRVDASSRSDYVYFDDVAISAR